A segment of the Planctomycetota bacterium genome:
GCCCGCTGGCGGGCCCAGTACGGCGGGATGAAGTCCGAGGAGGCGAAGCGACTGAAGGCCCTCGAGGATGAGAACCGTCGGCTGAAGCAGCTTGTGGCCGACCAAGCCCTCGACATCCAGAGACCCGAGCATCTCTCGGAGGGAAACGGGTGAGCCCTTCCCGGAAGCGAGCGGCGGTGACCGAGCTTCAAGCGAAGTTCGGCATCTCCGAGCGAAGGGCCTGCAAAGCAATCGACCAGCCGCGTAGCAGTCAGCGATTCAAGGCCAAGCCGAGGTCCGACGAGGCACCGCTTGTGAAGCGGATGCTTCAGTTGGCTCGCGCCCGGCCGCGGTTCGGCTACCGGAGGATCGGCCGGCTGCTCGTCCTCGAAGGATGGCGAGCGGGGCTGTCCCGTGTGTTTCGACTGTGGCGACG
Coding sequences within it:
- a CDS encoding transposase; protein product: MHSRLNAGKELAAVLQALEISEATLARWRAQYGGMKSEEAKRLKALEDENRRLKQLVADQALDIQRPEHLSEGNG